The DNA sequence TGCAAAAGCTCTTGCGAAACCATCTCCGTACAGACAACCGTAGTAAGGCCATGGGTGCATGTTTACTTTTAGTCCTTTCACCTGGTATGATGCTGTGTTACCAATTTTAATCCAGTTAGAGAAATTAGCTTCACTAAAAGTAGTACCTGCCGGATTTTTAGGATCTGTATAACTAGACCAGTACGCTAAAATAAATGGATCTCCTGTTGTTCCCGGAGTTCCTGCAGCAATTGTACCAGCAGTTCCTGAACCACTTCCTGCCATAGTTCCCCATTGATTCGCTACCCATCCGTTAGATCCGCCTGAACCTGCACCTGATCCGAAATTGGTAATATTATTTACGTTTGACACGATAAATCCATCCCAGTAATTATATCCTGATGATACGGCAGTGTGAGCAAATGTAAAGATGTCTACAGTAAGTTTGGTGTTAGACACATACGTATTCTCCCAGTATTTACCACCGCTTGTTGTTGTACCGTTGGTTAATAAGGCACTTGTAAGATTAAGAGTGGTTGTGGTTCCTATTGCAGGATCTGTAACCGCTTTCTTTCCTGTTACACTTGTATTGTATTTTACAGCACTTGAGCTGTCATTCATTAAGGCATCGTCTTCATTGTTACAAGACGAAAGCCCTAAAAGCAATCCTACGGTCAAAAAATAAACTACTTTTTTCATTATTTATAAAAATTAAGGTTAATATTCATGGTTAATTGTATTGAAATCTTTTTTTTTAAAATAGGGAGCTCTTTAAATTATTTGCCTGTTGTAAAATTCAAATCTTCCACTTCTTTAAAGAAATTGGTCAGTAAATCTGAAGCTCCGATTTCTATTAATGTCGGCACATACACTTTTACAAAATCGACTCCCGGTAAATGCACTTTGTTTCCGTTGCTGTCAACAGCCCAGCTAATATCAATTGAAGGGTCTTTAATTCCGCCGTACCCCCACTCAAAAGTGCCTACATTAAATGCTTTTCCTGAACCGTCACTTACATCTTTTACAGGCAAAGACACTTTTGTACCTTTTACCGTATAAGAATCTCCCATCCATTGCGGATAGTAATTGTTATACTCCCCTCTTGCTGTTTTTGTGATAAAGCCGTTGGCGCTCTTATTGTCGTTCCACTTAAGATACTCTTTGTCAAATTGCCAGTCTAAAGCGCCTGCTACAGGTACTTTATCCGGATTAGGTCTGTGGTAGGTTACTTCGTAATTCTTAACGGTTGAAGATTTGCGGTATTCACTTCCTGCAATTTCATACCATTCATTATCGTCAGCGAGTCCGTTTTTATTAGCATCGTAGGCAACGTATACGCTAACAGGAGTAAATTTTACAGTTGAACTGCTGTTCATTCTAATTGTGAAGTCACGTTTTCCGTAGGTATTAATTACCGTATGGTCAAAACCAACACTAATAGAACCACCAAAAGTACCCAGGGGGATCATGCTTTCTTCCATAAGTTCTTCGCGAACTCTTTCTAAAACTTCTGCCTTTGTTGCAAATTCATAATTATCCATGCCATAGTGTGGAGAAGGCAAATAATCCAGAAGCGTTAATGCTTTTGAATTGTAAGTTTTACCCGTTTCCGAAACCGTAACTTTAGTCGAAGCTTGTTTGACTACTTTATCTACCGTTACTGTGAAATCTACGGTGTAGTTGTTTGCTAAAGGAGCTATAAAATGTAAAATTTTCGCATCACCGATAACCGAATCTTTAGTCGCTCCGGCTTTATCGGTTACCTTTAAGGTCCATTTGTATTGCGGAGTGAGTCCACTACCGTTTTCGATTACAACTTCGGGATTTACCTCTACTGCTTTGTATCTTTCTACGGTGTAATCTGCTTTTAAGCTTAATTTGATGGTGGGATCCACAGCTGGTTTTGGATCAATACTTACAGGATCCTCTTTTGGGTCGTCGGAACTACAGCCGAAAAAAGCATTGAAAGCCAACACATACAAACTATATTTTATATACTTTTTCATATCCTTATTCTTTTTCTTTTACTCTTTTTAGGTTGTATTTTTTTAATAAATGAAGATCTCCTGCTCCAGAAAATTTAGTCGCCATAGAAGACTGTTGA is a window from the Flavobacterium cupriresistens genome containing:
- a CDS encoding DUF4465 domain-containing protein, translating into MKKVVYFLTVGLLLGLSSCNNEDDALMNDSSSAVKYNTSVTGKKAVTDPAIGTTTTLNLTSALLTNGTTTSGGKYWENTYVSNTKLTVDIFTFAHTAVSSGYNYWDGFIVSNVNNITNFGSGAGSGGSNGWVANQWGTMAGSGSGTAGTIAAGTPGTTGDPFILAYWSSYTDPKNPAGTTFSEANFSNWIKIGNTASYQVKGLKVNMHPWPYYGCLYGDGFARAFASGDHFELLIYGVNASGVVTSPIVRSLADYTGGSLVMPTGWINVSTSDLQSLGNVKYLVFQMASTDSDLVYGMNTAAYFCLDKLSVKRVN